Proteins from one Microtus pennsylvanicus isolate mMicPen1 chromosome 7, mMicPen1.hap1, whole genome shotgun sequence genomic window:
- the LOC142854136 gene encoding class I histocompatibility antigen, Gogo-B*0103 alpha chain-like isoform X2 — translation MLAAPLFCAQTHAGEPRFTFVGCVDYTEFVRYDSYAEIPRMEPRAPWMEQEGPEGWDLQTEKARTQAQLSGGNLMTLLRYFNQSEDDPHTLQGMRGCEMGADGRLLRWYDQMAYDGVDCLTQNEDLSSGTATGSTLAQISQDSLGTHLKGKCVKLLQKHLEKGKDTLLRSDPPKAHVAHHLILKKVTFVTLRCWALGFYPAEISLTWQLDGEELIQEMEFVETRPAGDGTFQKWAAVVVPSGEEQKYTCHVQHEGLPEPLTLRWEAAWYKNPILLIPVLFVCLIIIGALMCYICMKKDAGWRRRIHSQEAGRDSHQDSGETVVDDEAIAVLLWKAEPCKSHPGHFFRPLRWPDCSP, via the exons ATGCTTGCGGCACCTTTGTTTTGTGCTCAAACCCACGCAG GGGAGCCGAGGTTCACTTTCGTGGGCTGCGTGGACTACACGGAGTTCGTGCGCTATGACAGCTACGCGGAGATTCCGAGGATGGAGCCGCGGGCGCCGTGGATGGAGCAGGAGGGGCCTGAGGGCTGGGACCTGCAGACGGAGAAGGCCAGGACTCAAGCACAACTGTCTGGGGGGAACTTGATGACCCTGCTTCGCTATTTCAACCAGAGCGAGGACG ACCCTCACACGCTGCAGGGGATGCGTGGCTGCGAAATGGGGGCAGATGGGCGCCTGCTCCGCTGGTACGACCAGATGGCCTATGATGGCGTGGATTGCCTCACCcagaatgaggacctgagctccgGGACAGCCACTGGCAGCACCTTAGCTCAGATCTCGCAGGACAGTTTAGGAACCCACCTGAAGGGCAAGTGCGTGAAGCTGCTGCAGAAACACCTGGAAAAGGGGAAGGACACACTGCTGCGCTCAG ACCCCCCAAAGGCACATGTGGCCCATCACCTCATTCTGAAAAAAGTTACCTTTGTTACCCTGCGGTGCTGGGCCCTGGGCTTCTACCCAGCTGAGATCTCCCTGACCTGGCAGCTGGATGGGGAGGAACTGATCCAGGAAATGGAGTTTGTGGAGACCAGGCCTGCAGGGGACGGAACCTTCCAGAAGTGGGCAGCTGTGGTGGTGCCTTCTGGGGAGGAGCAGAAATACACATGCCATGTGCAGCATGAGGGGCTGCCCGAGCCCCTCACCCTGAGATGGG agGCTGCTTGGTACAAGAACCCCATCTTACTAATTCCTGTCCTATTTGTCTGTCTCATCATCATTGGAGCTTTGATGTGTTACATATGTATGAAGAAGGATGCAG GTTGGAGAAGAAGGATCCACTCTCAGGAAGCAG GCAGGGACAGTCACCAGGACTCCGGCGAGACAGTCGTGGATGATGAG GCCATAGCGGTTCTTCTGTGGAAGGCTGAACCCTGCAAGAGTCATCCAGGCCACTTCTTCAGACCTTTAAGATGGCCTGATTGCTCACCTTGA
- the LOC142854136 gene encoding H-2 class I histocompatibility antigen, Q10 alpha chain-like isoform X1 yields the protein MGAIVPPALGLMLAAPLFCAQTHAGSHSLLYFRTTVFRPGLGEPRFTFVGCVDYTEFVRYDSYAEIPRMEPRAPWMEQEGPEGWDLQTEKARTQAQLSGGNLMTLLRYFNQSEDDPHTLQGMRGCEMGADGRLLRWYDQMAYDGVDCLTQNEDLSSGTATGSTLAQISQDSLGTHLKGKCVKLLQKHLEKGKDTLLRSDPPKAHVAHHLILKKVTFVTLRCWALGFYPAEISLTWQLDGEELIQEMEFVETRPAGDGTFQKWAAVVVPSGEEQKYTCHVQHEGLPEPLTLRWEAAWYKNPILLIPVLFVCLIIIGALMCYICMKKDAGWRRRIHSQEAGRDSHQDSGETVVDDEAIAVLLWKAEPCKSHPGHFFRPLRWPDCSP from the exons ATGGGGGCCATTGTGCCCCCAGCTCTCGGACTGATGCTTGCGGCACCTTTGTTTTGTGCTCAAACCCACGCAG GCTCACACTCGCTGCTGTATTTCCGCACCACCGTGTTCCGGCCCGGCCTAGGGGAGCCGAGGTTCACTTTCGTGGGCTGCGTGGACTACACGGAGTTCGTGCGCTATGACAGCTACGCGGAGATTCCGAGGATGGAGCCGCGGGCGCCGTGGATGGAGCAGGAGGGGCCTGAGGGCTGGGACCTGCAGACGGAGAAGGCCAGGACTCAAGCACAACTGTCTGGGGGGAACTTGATGACCCTGCTTCGCTATTTCAACCAGAGCGAGGACG ACCCTCACACGCTGCAGGGGATGCGTGGCTGCGAAATGGGGGCAGATGGGCGCCTGCTCCGCTGGTACGACCAGATGGCCTATGATGGCGTGGATTGCCTCACCcagaatgaggacctgagctccgGGACAGCCACTGGCAGCACCTTAGCTCAGATCTCGCAGGACAGTTTAGGAACCCACCTGAAGGGCAAGTGCGTGAAGCTGCTGCAGAAACACCTGGAAAAGGGGAAGGACACACTGCTGCGCTCAG ACCCCCCAAAGGCACATGTGGCCCATCACCTCATTCTGAAAAAAGTTACCTTTGTTACCCTGCGGTGCTGGGCCCTGGGCTTCTACCCAGCTGAGATCTCCCTGACCTGGCAGCTGGATGGGGAGGAACTGATCCAGGAAATGGAGTTTGTGGAGACCAGGCCTGCAGGGGACGGAACCTTCCAGAAGTGGGCAGCTGTGGTGGTGCCTTCTGGGGAGGAGCAGAAATACACATGCCATGTGCAGCATGAGGGGCTGCCCGAGCCCCTCACCCTGAGATGGG agGCTGCTTGGTACAAGAACCCCATCTTACTAATTCCTGTCCTATTTGTCTGTCTCATCATCATTGGAGCTTTGATGTGTTACATATGTATGAAGAAGGATGCAG GTTGGAGAAGAAGGATCCACTCTCAGGAAGCAG GCAGGGACAGTCACCAGGACTCCGGCGAGACAGTCGTGGATGATGAG GCCATAGCGGTTCTTCTGTGGAAGGCTGAACCCTGCAAGAGTCATCCAGGCCACTTCTTCAGACCTTTAAGATGGCCTGATTGCTCACCTTGA